Proteins found in one Carboxydocella sporoproducens DSM 16521 genomic segment:
- a CDS encoding capsid assembly scaffolding protein Gp46 family protein codes for MDDFNNTNINPADAGQDAQNNQQAEPKTFTQEDIERIIAERLKREREKYKDYAELKKAAEELQKLKEAQMTEQEKLQAKLQEYERILQEKEREAKEAQIQATKVKVLTELGLPLDLAGRIFGEDEQAIRRDAETLKKLLGIASKPIGGGTNPTTTSSGMQNPWHKDTFNLTLQGKILRENPALAQKLMAEAGIK; via the coding sequence ATGGATGATTTCAACAATACCAATATCAATCCTGCTGACGCCGGGCAGGACGCACAGAACAATCAACAGGCGGAACCTAAAACCTTTACGCAGGAGGACATCGAGCGAATCATCGCCGAGCGCCTCAAGCGGGAGAGAGAAAAATACAAAGACTACGCCGAACTTAAAAAAGCGGCTGAGGAATTGCAGAAACTCAAGGAAGCCCAGATGACGGAGCAGGAAAAGCTGCAGGCCAAGCTCCAGGAATATGAGCGGATCCTGCAAGAAAAAGAGCGAGAGGCCAAAGAAGCGCAAATACAGGCAACCAAGGTAAAGGTATTGACCGAACTGGGCTTGCCACTGGACCTGGCCGGGAGAATTTTTGGCGAGGATGAACAGGCGATTAGGCGGGATGCAGAGACGCTCAAGAAACTCCTGGGCATAGCTTCAAAGCCTATTGGCGGAGGAACCAATCCTACAACAACCAGCAGCGGGATGCAAAATCCCTGGCACAAAGATACTTTTAACCTTACTTTGCAAGGTAAGATTCTCAGGGAAAATCCTGCTTTGGCTCAAAAACTTATGGCTGAAGCGGGGATAAAGTAA
- a CDS encoding minor capsid protein codes for MLIRDIADLIQAGGEGTVGINIFLGQLPVDPDGAVAIYPTGGFKQTLPIPAVKATAQVIIRALGYEDAYNRAWRIFSLLDDGGKGNKISPSGREMVIKAMQPPFFLERDETGRVLFVFNIEIWTGREVAG; via the coding sequence ATGCTGATTCGTGATATTGCGGACCTGATACAGGCCGGCGGCGAAGGGACCGTCGGCATTAATATTTTCCTGGGGCAGTTACCGGTAGATCCGGATGGAGCTGTGGCAATTTATCCTACCGGGGGATTTAAACAAACACTTCCTATTCCTGCTGTAAAAGCCACCGCTCAGGTAATAATTCGAGCTTTAGGATATGAGGATGCTTATAACAGAGCATGGAGAATTTTTAGCCTGCTGGACGACGGAGGCAAGGGGAACAAAATTTCGCCTTCTGGCAGAGAAATGGTGATAAAGGCCATGCAGCCGCCTTTTTTTCTGGAACGTGACGAAACTGGCCGGGTGTTGTTTGTTTTTAATATCGAAATTTGGACTGGCAGGGAGGTGGCCGGATGA
- a CDS encoding HK97 gp10 family phage protein: protein MGKDLKWEGQFIAKKVDRKTEEALRICAADLQRKSAEQAPVDTGDLRANCNVSKLTKRKGKASIRVGYNLPYAIVQHESLHFNHPKGGKAKYLEDPYKENYETYKRIIAKGISEALK from the coding sequence ATGGGCAAAGATCTGAAATGGGAAGGGCAATTTATAGCTAAAAAGGTTGACAGAAAAACAGAAGAGGCTTTGCGTATTTGTGCGGCTGATCTGCAAAGGAAAAGTGCTGAACAGGCACCTGTGGACACGGGTGATTTGAGGGCAAACTGTAATGTAAGTAAGTTGACGAAAAGGAAAGGGAAAGCTAGTATTAGAGTTGGGTATAATTTGCCATATGCTATTGTACAGCATGAATCGCTGCACTTTAATCACCCAAAAGGCGGTAAAGCTAAATACCTGGAGGACCCCTACAAAGAAAACTATGAGACCTATAAAAGGATAATTGCGAAAGGAATAAGTGAAGCCCTGAAGTAA
- a CDS encoding phage tail tube protein has translation MAFAHGSKAVFKVQNSSGTLTDISQYLTSISFSQEAETSETTTLGSTAKSYIPGLLDATISIEGVYDPMVDSTLGGIFGMTRTFEYYPQGTTTGNPKFTGTCILTSYNPETAVDEAGTFSAEFQVSGAVTRTTA, from the coding sequence ATGGCTTTTGCACACGGTAGCAAGGCGGTATTCAAGGTACAGAACAGCAGCGGCACGCTGACTGATATTAGCCAGTATCTGACCAGCATTTCATTTAGCCAGGAAGCGGAAACGTCTGAAACCACCACCCTGGGCAGCACCGCAAAAAGTTATATCCCTGGCCTACTCGATGCAACTATCAGCATCGAGGGTGTGTATGACCCGATGGTAGATAGCACCCTGGGCGGCATCTTTGGTATGACCAGGACTTTTGAATACTACCCGCAGGGCACCACGACCGGCAACCCGAAATTTACCGGCACCTGCATTTTGACCAGTTACAATCCGGAGACTGCCGTTGATGAGGCCGGCACCTTTAGCGCTGAATTCCAGGTTAGCGGTGCCGTTACTCGGACAACCGCTTAA
- a CDS encoding PBSX family phage terminase large subunit produces the protein MIAMKIKLSDLIAPSFYEVHQDIKNNRYTHYWLKGGRGSTKSSFVSLEIILGLMKDPDANAVALRKVKETIKDSVFEQLVWAIEKLKVTEYWDIKHNPMELTYLPTGQKILFRGADKPKKIKSIKVSRGYVKFIWYEEVDEFNGIEEIRVINQSLMRGGQQFCVFYTYNPPNSVRSWVNEEVLIERADRKIHHSTYLTVPREWLGEQFFIEAEHLRRINEKAYRHEYLGEVTGTGGEIFSNITIRKITDDEIKAFDRIRRGIDWGYAIDPVHYTVCHYDRTRRRLFIFYEIHQVGLSNRRLAELIKEENKLNSLITADSAEPKSIAELKSYGLKVYGAKKGPGSVEFGIKFLQDLEEIVVDPERCPNTAREFLNYELEKDNNGNFKADFPDKNNHSIDAVRYALENDMVERNRTVVDKPKGW, from the coding sequence ATGATAGCGATGAAGATTAAGCTTAGCGATTTGATAGCGCCGTCGTTTTACGAAGTACATCAAGACATAAAGAACAACCGCTACACTCATTACTGGTTAAAAGGTGGCCGTGGCTCGACTAAATCGTCCTTCGTTAGTTTGGAAATAATCCTTGGTCTTATGAAGGACCCTGACGCCAATGCAGTGGCCCTGCGAAAGGTCAAAGAAACAATCAAAGATAGCGTATTCGAGCAATTAGTTTGGGCAATCGAGAAGCTAAAAGTTACTGAGTATTGGGATATTAAACATAACCCGATGGAATTAACTTATCTCCCGACAGGGCAAAAGATTTTATTCCGCGGGGCTGATAAGCCGAAAAAAATCAAATCAATCAAGGTTAGTCGTGGATATGTGAAGTTTATTTGGTATGAAGAAGTAGACGAATTCAATGGCATAGAAGAAATCCGGGTAATAAACCAGTCCTTAATGAGGGGCGGGCAACAGTTTTGTGTTTTTTATACCTATAACCCGCCAAATTCAGTACGGAGCTGGGTAAATGAAGAAGTTTTAATTGAAAGAGCAGACAGAAAGATACATCATAGCACGTATTTGACTGTTCCTCGTGAATGGCTTGGGGAACAGTTTTTTATTGAAGCAGAGCATTTAAGACGGATTAACGAGAAAGCTTACCGGCATGAGTATTTAGGGGAAGTTACCGGAACTGGTGGGGAAATATTCAGTAACATCACAATTCGAAAAATTACCGATGACGAAATAAAAGCATTTGACCGCATCCGCCGGGGGATTGACTGGGGTTATGCGATAGATCCCGTTCACTATACAGTTTGCCATTATGATCGCACTCGCAGGCGGCTTTTTATTTTTTATGAGATTCACCAAGTTGGATTATCAAATCGACGCTTGGCTGAATTAATCAAGGAGGAAAACAAATTGAATTCTCTAATTACCGCTGATAGTGCAGAGCCAAAATCAATTGCAGAGTTAAAGAGTTATGGATTGAAAGTATATGGTGCCAAGAAAGGTCCAGGAAGCGTCGAATTTGGTATTAAGTTTTTGCAGGATTTAGAAGAGATAGTGGTAGACCCGGAAAGATGCCCGAATACAGCCAGGGAGTTTTTGAATTACGAGTTAGAAAAAGATAACAACGGCAATTTCAAAGCCGATTTCCCCGATAAAAACAACCATAGCATTGATGCTGTTAGATATGCGTTAGAAAATGACATGGTTGAACGAAATAGAACGGTGGTAGATAAACCAAAAGGTTGGTGA
- a CDS encoding major capsid protein, which produces MTTKIADVIIPEVFNPYVVQKTMELSAIFGSGIVQRTAEFDRLASSGAKTINMPYWTDLTGADEVLSDTGALTPGKIGTDQDVATILRRGKAWGANDLAANLAGDDPMRVIGDLVASYWARRYQATLISVLKGVFASASMNSNKLDISGLTGGAEKISASSFIDAVQLLGDAKDQLTAVIMHSAVEAALAKQNLIQYIQPSTASPQVPTYMGKRVIVDDSCPASAGVYTTYIFGAGAIAYGEGNPVGFVPTETDRDSLAGEDYLINRRTFILHPRGVKWVGTPAGSSPSNAELETGTNWQRVYEPKAIRMVAFIHKI; this is translated from the coding sequence GTGACCACCAAAATTGCTGATGTAATTATTCCTGAGGTGTTTAACCCGTATGTAGTGCAAAAAACAATGGAACTGTCCGCAATCTTTGGAAGTGGAATCGTGCAGAGAACTGCTGAATTTGACCGGCTGGCTTCCAGTGGAGCTAAAACTATCAATATGCCCTACTGGACCGACCTTACTGGCGCAGATGAAGTGCTGTCTGATACCGGGGCCTTAACTCCTGGCAAAATCGGTACTGACCAGGATGTTGCAACTATTCTGCGTCGAGGCAAGGCCTGGGGCGCCAACGACCTGGCTGCCAACCTTGCCGGTGATGATCCGATGCGAGTAATCGGCGATCTTGTGGCCAGTTACTGGGCGCGCCGTTACCAGGCCACTTTGATTTCCGTTCTGAAAGGCGTATTCGCTTCGGCCAGCATGAACAGCAATAAGCTGGATATTTCTGGCCTGACCGGCGGGGCGGAGAAGATTTCCGCATCCAGCTTCATCGACGCTGTACAGCTTCTGGGCGACGCCAAAGACCAACTGACCGCTGTGATTATGCACTCCGCTGTTGAGGCAGCCCTGGCGAAGCAGAATTTAATTCAGTACATTCAGCCGTCTACTGCCAGCCCGCAGGTGCCTACCTATATGGGCAAGCGGGTAATTGTTGACGACAGCTGTCCAGCCTCTGCCGGAGTGTACACAACCTATATTTTTGGTGCTGGTGCTATTGCTTACGGCGAAGGCAATCCTGTAGGATTCGTTCCCACAGAGACTGACCGGGACAGCCTGGCTGGCGAGGACTACCTAATTAACCGCCGAACCTTTATTCTGCACCCGCGCGGTGTCAAGTGGGTAGGAACTCCTGCTGGTTCCAGCCCCAGCAATGCCGAACTTGAAACAGGTACCAACTGGCAGCGGGTTTATGAACCCAAAGCAATTCGCATGGTCGCGTTCATTCACAAGATCTAA
- a CDS encoding phage minor capsid protein → MPQLDEEKLIQQLIQLYRWGFEEILRRIIEKEAKKQAVRYWRDLLKEVYEILQQLDTETKEWVEQVVGQVYTKASAETRTYLQGLDIVTKVDPNFTQIHQRAINAIASSMIMSMHDSFQFIGRRIDDEFRRIALEEAGRKMASGTTIDDMKQRLIQRLLDQGQTAFVDKLGRKWRLDSYAEMVARTTTREAASAATINTCREAGLDLVKITTHYPTCEKCAPLQGKVFSISGQDKRYPKLEDRYRPPIHPNCRHSLHPYVRELDPEADKVQKYSNTSLIKDPRSEEEKQAYKEMRDAVTIATNRKRAREVLYNEVAPLEDKLKAARQLQRSYEKAGQKPRGQDAAILKHYQDWLKENARFGIITPENAHIPENKLLGYALNMEHAKGGRDKAIAFEKALGYNKINYRQLIEDVKANLSKYPAVYKGKTKYGDKYEVRMELTGPNGKTAPVVTGWLIEKETGRPRLTTIYVDKR, encoded by the coding sequence ATGCCGCAGTTGGATGAAGAAAAGCTGATCCAGCAACTGATACAGCTTTATCGCTGGGGATTTGAAGAGATTTTGCGCCGGATAATTGAAAAAGAGGCCAAAAAGCAAGCGGTGAGGTATTGGCGAGACCTGCTTAAGGAAGTATACGAGATACTGCAGCAACTTGATACCGAAACAAAGGAATGGGTTGAGCAGGTAGTTGGTCAGGTATATACAAAGGCCAGTGCGGAAACAAGGACGTATCTGCAAGGTTTAGATATCGTAACTAAAGTTGATCCAAACTTTACCCAGATCCACCAGCGGGCCATAAATGCAATAGCTTCCAGTATGATCATGAGTATGCACGACTCCTTTCAGTTCATAGGCCGGCGGATTGACGATGAATTCAGACGCATTGCACTTGAGGAAGCTGGCCGTAAAATGGCCAGCGGGACTACGATTGATGACATGAAACAGAGGTTGATCCAGCGGCTGCTCGACCAGGGGCAAACAGCTTTCGTGGATAAGCTGGGGAGAAAGTGGCGGTTAGATAGCTATGCTGAGATGGTGGCCAGAACGACTACCAGGGAAGCGGCCAGCGCGGCCACGATAAACACCTGCCGGGAAGCGGGACTTGATTTGGTGAAGATAACGACGCATTATCCGACCTGCGAAAAATGTGCTCCGCTCCAGGGTAAGGTATTTAGTATCTCCGGCCAAGATAAACGTTATCCAAAGCTTGAAGATAGATATAGACCGCCAATTCATCCGAATTGTCGGCATTCCTTACATCCTTATGTGAGAGAGCTGGATCCGGAAGCAGATAAGGTACAAAAATACAGCAATACTTCGCTTATCAAAGACCCACGAAGCGAAGAAGAAAAGCAAGCTTACAAAGAAATGCGGGATGCGGTGACAATCGCTACTAACCGGAAAAGGGCAAGAGAAGTGCTTTATAACGAGGTCGCACCGCTGGAAGATAAATTGAAAGCGGCCCGACAGTTGCAACGGTCATACGAGAAGGCTGGGCAAAAGCCCAGAGGCCAGGATGCTGCAATTTTGAAGCATTATCAGGACTGGCTTAAAGAAAATGCCAGGTTCGGTATAATAACGCCAGAAAACGCCCATATTCCTGAGAATAAACTACTTGGTTACGCGCTAAATATGGAACATGCCAAGGGCGGGCGTGACAAGGCTATAGCATTTGAGAAAGCGCTGGGGTATAATAAAATTAACTATCGGCAGTTAATAGAGGATGTAAAAGCAAATTTATCCAAATACCCTGCGGTCTATAAGGGCAAAACGAAGTATGGCGACAAGTATGAGGTAAGGATGGAACTAACAGGCCCGAATGGCAAGACAGCACCAGTTGTTACAGGTTGGCTTATCGAAAAAGAGACTGGGAGACCAAGATTAACAACCATCTATGTTGATAAGAGGTGA
- a CDS encoding phage portal protein, which translates to MTLLTSLDFLAIGQKWPPPTELERLTLYDNNRKLFEGKHDQVYSQWIKLLRSDQAATLEIILNWHKRLSILWADLLLGEPPRISAGDRNSSEQQNLERLIRENQLHNVSYEVVLDTSRFGVGLYKIRYDGRAIIEAQQPAVWFPVVKTDNVKEIVAHVLAYTYDVEEKGLFGTRKQTYLKAEIHERGKITSALYLLRDGMIAAEQDREEVSTGVDDFLIVPVNNILTSDRVTGMDDYSDLDSIIQELEIRVAQISRILDKHADPNMYGPDTALEKDPQTGQLTFRGGGKYFPVGPDEKPPGYVTWDGQLEAAFRQIDLLMEQLYILSETSAAAFGQLKSGLAESGSALRRLMMAPLAKVNRIRMRFDPALKKVLRLASELEVAQGKPGAVKLENIEITWNDGLPQDDKEQAEVHSILVQNGLESRETAIRRLFQFEADTLREELMRIAAEANTQVPLIFKPAIPQTKPITPETSTGGEE; encoded by the coding sequence ATGACTTTGCTTACAAGTTTAGATTTCCTGGCGATTGGCCAGAAATGGCCGCCTCCGACGGAATTAGAAAGATTGACCTTATACGACAACAACCGCAAATTATTCGAGGGTAAGCACGATCAGGTTTATTCGCAGTGGATTAAACTGCTCCGGAGCGACCAGGCGGCAACACTTGAGATAATTCTGAACTGGCATAAGCGGTTGAGCATACTATGGGCTGATTTACTGCTGGGAGAGCCGCCGAGAATTAGCGCTGGTGATAGGAATAGTTCGGAACAGCAGAACCTAGAACGGTTAATCAGGGAAAACCAGCTCCATAATGTGTCTTATGAGGTAGTTTTAGATACAAGTCGTTTTGGGGTAGGGCTCTACAAAATCCGCTATGACGGTCGGGCAATTATCGAGGCTCAGCAACCGGCAGTATGGTTTCCTGTAGTAAAGACGGACAATGTAAAGGAGATTGTAGCCCACGTTTTGGCTTACACTTACGACGTTGAGGAAAAGGGGCTTTTTGGTACTCGAAAGCAAACCTACCTCAAAGCCGAAATACACGAGCGGGGGAAAATCACCTCCGCCTTATATTTGCTCCGTGATGGGATGATAGCAGCGGAACAGGATCGGGAAGAGGTAAGCACTGGTGTTGATGATTTCCTCATTGTGCCAGTAAACAATATCCTTACTTCTGACCGGGTAACTGGCATGGATGACTACTCCGACCTGGACAGCATTATTCAGGAGTTGGAGATAAGGGTAGCACAAATAAGCCGCATCCTGGACAAGCATGCCGACCCAAATATGTACGGCCCAGATACGGCGCTGGAGAAAGACCCGCAGACGGGGCAGTTGACGTTCAGAGGTGGCGGTAAATACTTCCCGGTAGGACCTGACGAGAAACCGCCGGGATACGTCACCTGGGATGGCCAGCTTGAAGCGGCATTCAGGCAAATTGATCTGCTGATGGAGCAACTCTATATTTTGAGCGAAACCAGCGCAGCGGCATTTGGCCAGCTTAAAAGCGGGCTTGCCGAAAGTGGGAGCGCACTACGTCGGCTGATGATGGCTCCGCTCGCCAAGGTAAACCGCATCCGTATGCGCTTTGATCCAGCACTGAAAAAAGTCCTGCGACTTGCTTCTGAGCTGGAAGTAGCTCAGGGCAAGCCGGGAGCGGTGAAGCTGGAGAATATCGAGATAACGTGGAATGACGGCTTACCGCAGGATGATAAAGAGCAAGCGGAAGTTCATTCCATACTGGTACAAAACGGGCTGGAAAGCCGGGAAACTGCAATACGGCGACTATTCCAGTTTGAAGCAGACACTTTGAGAGAAGAACTTATGCGGATAGCTGCTGAGGCAAACACACAGGTGCCGCTGATATTTAAACCGGCGATACCACAAACAAAACCGATAACGCCTGAAACTAGTACAGGCGGTGAAGAATAA
- a CDS encoding DUF4926 domain-containing protein yields the protein MIVEEHDVVLLKDGREGTVVYVGKDPLGYLVEFPEDEGEVEEISPDQIERVTWRIKEQ from the coding sequence ATGATTGTGGAGGAACACGATGTAGTTTTACTGAAAGATGGCAGAGAAGGTACTGTCGTTTACGTTGGGAAAGATCCTCTCGGATACCTGGTTGAGTTCCCGGAAGACGAGGGTGAAGTTGAGGAGATTTCTCCTGACCAGATAGAGAGGGTAACATGGAGAATAAAAGAGCAGTGA
- a CDS encoding terminase small subunit, translating into MKLTEKQKAFCDYYIETLNATESYKRAGYKVKSEDAANAAASRMLRNVKVRKYIEERMKQKESERIASQDEVLEFLTRVMRGQETEEVVGFTESGPVKEKKAPSTKDRVKAAELLGKRYALFTEKVNVSGNMGVVIVDDIKADDSDED; encoded by the coding sequence GTGAAACTTACGGAAAAACAGAAAGCGTTTTGTGATTATTACATTGAGACGCTAAATGCTACTGAAAGTTATAAAAGAGCAGGTTATAAGGTTAAAAGTGAAGATGCCGCTAATGCGGCTGCAAGTAGAATGTTAAGAAATGTTAAGGTTCGCAAATACATCGAGGAAAGAATGAAGCAAAAGGAATCCGAGCGTATTGCCTCCCAGGACGAAGTGTTAGAATTCCTCACTCGAGTTATGCGCGGTCAAGAAACCGAAGAAGTAGTTGGCTTTACTGAAAGTGGCCCGGTTAAAGAAAAGAAAGCACCAAGCACAAAGGATCGGGTAAAAGCAGCGGAGCTTTTAGGAAAAAGATATGCACTGTTTACCGAAAAGGTCAACGTTAGCGGCAACATGGGCGTCGTAATTGTTGATGACATCAAGGCAGATGATAGCGATGAAGATTAA
- a CDS encoding DnaT-like ssDNA-binding protein produces MALQVGINSYVTLSEAEEYFAGKLFCEEWENADSYTKEKALITATKRINRLPFIGKKADPAQLLEFPREFAWTRQATFGFTQEEEISPEVKAATCEEALALLKFGNNARTNAQEQNVVRVSFGDVSEEYRASLKLLSREALELLKPYIAGAVPIW; encoded by the coding sequence ATGGCCTTGCAGGTAGGAATCAACAGCTATGTAACCCTGAGCGAGGCGGAGGAATACTTTGCCGGGAAACTTTTCTGCGAAGAATGGGAAAATGCAGACAGTTACACCAAGGAAAAGGCATTGATAACGGCGACGAAACGGATAAACAGATTGCCCTTTATTGGCAAAAAGGCAGATCCGGCACAGTTGCTGGAATTCCCCAGAGAGTTTGCCTGGACAAGACAAGCAACTTTCGGATTTACGCAGGAAGAAGAAATAAGCCCGGAGGTAAAGGCAGCTACATGCGAAGAAGCACTAGCACTATTAAAATTTGGGAATAATGCCAGAACGAATGCTCAGGAACAAAATGTGGTGCGGGTAAGTTTTGGGGATGTCAGTGAAGAATATCGAGCCAGCTTAAAGTTACTTAGCAGAGAAGCATTAGAACTGCTAAAGCCATATATTGCCGGGGCGGTGCCAATATGGTAA